The Phaseolus vulgaris cultivar G19833 chromosome 10, P. vulgaris v2.0, whole genome shotgun sequence DNA window gcaatgtcgtcgtcatgcctcctcgcaaaggcacggtgattataggagcaagaatcccctttgtgttcccttatggccctggtggagagtaagcacgagcattcgtcaagaagctcgctcgaagcccaagtatacaggtccTGGGGGTTGACCCTAGGAGGAGtagcatgagaagacattcttgaaCAAAATCAGGGAGGTTTGAAGTTTTGGCAAGTGTAAAACGCTGGTGGGAACGAACACTGAAAGAACCCTTCGCGAgaggagaaagggtgcaagtaggttacgaaaagcgcagaaatgatgaggacagtttcaaagttttgaagaattaaatattgcggttagagcgccaaacgacgcaaatggaagtattgcagttacagcgctaaacgacgcgaatggatgcaccgcacgatcgagccacgtggcagaagatggaaggatgtcCCTGACACcactggttaaactcagaagacgtcgtatcgacagaatgcccaatggtacgatgcgccgtcgagagtgggtcaggggcatagtaggagtcaggaccaagtcgaatgactgaacgtcccatcagccatacaagaagcgccacgtggatggcacaggcgaAACCTTGAGCTTTTCGCTGTCCTCAGGCGTCGACCagggccaaggtcaaagtcaatgccaaggtaaagataacgcccaaggcgacgccagcatgagatgcccgaggcgtcgccaggaaagacgcaaagggcgacgccagcatgagacgttgcgggcgtcgccaacccaaatatcagtagtgccgcctccccgatacccacaggtaagaaagactgtggagggagacgaaatcgaaggaGGCAAAGCTAGTTagtggcgtcgcctccccgatacccacaggtaggaaagactgtggagggaggcaagatcgccaaacgccagcgaatcactggcagggttgttccccgatacctatgggaaggaaagaccatggagggaacgacccccccgccccagagcactcggcgttttagacacccggggacgatacggcgctgctgtggcaggcctctccttaggcgtgggcgccgggcactaagaatcaagggacggatcgctttggtgttagagacaccccatggacgatacgacCCCATTAGGCAAGCCTCTCCGTGGGCGTGGACATACAAGGCCGCCCAACGCAATGAAAGAAACGGGTATGGTACAGGCAAACAACCGAAGCACGTGAAGGCAAAGAATGAGAGTAAAATCACACAGGCGGAATTCTATATCGTGATGGCACGAAAGTAATCATACAAAAACCCAAAGTTGTAACGAGAGTGCAGacgattcaaagaattacaaatttatcaaaGAAGGCTAAAACAAGTGTAAAGGAATGAACTGATGATCGAGGGTGGCGGTTCAATCGTCCATCTCCAGGGGCACGacttttccatcaacaatgtggtgagtggaatcgcagttggaaatgtcgatccccggATTCATGCAGACAGCTTGGGCCAGAGCCTTctggaatccctcctcgaaagtgcccgccatgtcctggatgagggtctttttgtccttctctagctcctcaatggtggcgtccccagaagttacctgcttctccaaagcctccttctccacgcggagtCGGCTGACCTCGActtgcagtttgtcgtagtcaacctggagaaggcccatagctttggcctgggtagccatttcCTTTTCCATCCGCTCCACTTCATCAGCTTGCTCACAGCAGCGggccttcaagtccttttggaCTTCTTCGTAAGCTTCGACTATGTCTTGAAGGCTCGTTACCTGAACTttgagggcgacttcccgagcgtagaagtcagcctggagctccaccGCCTCGGCCAGTTGTTCTTCAgcctctgctttggactcttgcgtcTGCTTCAGAGTGGTTTGGTAAGCTTCGTTTTGGCGTCGCAGAGTCTTCTTTTCCTCCAGGGCAgttacccttgtttccaaggcctggagggtttgagcttgcagaacagcgtttctggcctgggcgcgccattcaagggccaccaccaagaaggcccccaagtagaaaggcatgccctccttcctgtcggagccCTCTGACATTGTtccaccactgaagcccctcatcagatgcataattggaggagggatggcgataaaatcaggggcggcagcgacgggagcaggagaagcagagacctctgccggtggCGGGGGTGGAGCAGACTCGGCGCCTTCGCCTATATCCTCTTGGACGGTTGTGGGGGGAAGGGAAGTAGCGCTGGGAGAGTTTTCCCTGAAAGAACactctccctggggcgacgccgccggtaggaggggaacccttgcagatttcctcctcttgaagggtgccacgccatccgagtcctcatcgtcggatatgatctccaagacccgtttccctttgtcgagGGGGGTTGGGGCCGGCGATGAGGCCACGACAAGAggaacggcggcgatgggcAGAGGAGAGCCGGGAGTCTGAAGCGCCTCAGGGCTATGTGGGAacggtgaagatgagcctagtggaGTTTCAGTAGGGTCGGTGGTGGCAGAGGCAGGGTTGATGGGGGTTCgggtcagcagcaggggcggaaGAGGCGCCCGCTTTGGCCGCACGAGCGTCCTTTATCGCCTttgccagcatcatccttttggaggcgcccatcaccgatcctacattcagataaACCAAGCAGCAGAAGTCAAAGCCAAAGCAATTATGCAAAATCACAAAACGCGTAGAAACGTGGGACGCGAATCACATGGCACAAGGGAAAACAGGTGAAAGAGGCCAGAGGAACAAACATCCAGTAGCAAGGTACAGATAACAAAAGATGAAAAGGGAAGggtctccctaccaaagtatgtggtcagggcgtgagcattgtattcGCTCGTGATAAGCTTCAATGTATCAAAGAcgatccccaggccagccaaggccttgcatacctccctgtcagcaggggatagctcatccaaggctttggccctgagcagcttagggtgctccgtccagtacaggggaaagccgtctaaggctgtggggtcgtgctaGGCGCAacacaccctaaagaattttcctttccagtttttgtaggagttctggaagagggtgagaAGGATCCTACCCGTGATCCCGgagaagcttacccagaagctcttcccctgtttcttcacctcgaagaattgcaagaagacatccacagagggaaggatgcccaggtacccgcagagaatttgaaaaccccttacaaatgcccagctgttggggtggagttgggcgggggcggtgttaatctcggtgaggagttccctctcaaagggTGTGAATGGGAGGCGCACCCCAATGCGTTTAAAcaccgtctggtacatgaagaagaagggactaccctttctaggtctgtcatccACACACACAGGTTCCCCCGGTCGGCCGGGACGAACGGAGATGTGCGCGTCATGTGTGCGGCAGAAAGCATTAAAGTTATAcaagtggggatccccacgatgatTCTCCAGGTCCTGAAAGGATGCCAGGCTGGTGCACTCGTTCAGAAGCTCGTCGGGGGCCTATGTATAGAAGGCTTTAtaattggacttgggggtcttggggggagaaccagactgggagttcgggcgcgtcatggtgtgaataaatagctggagaaagaagaaggaaaaaggtttttaacaaagtgatgccaagacagaaaaGGGGGTAAAACCCCAGGAAATACCATCCAcacgagaaaacccagaaagaaggagaggggaacagagaagaaaggagaagcggaagaacacaGCGATGCATAAacgtaaacagtcccaggcagttcaataaactaTGCAATGCGATGAAGGAGAAGAGTCGGGATGtgcaaaaatcatacctttgttgTCGAAGTAAGGGAGGAAGGAGAGCACGAAGGAAAGAGCAGGAGTTGCAGGGAAAGGGTTTGAGGAcaatgaacagtgcggagatgcagagagaatggatgtaacagtggtgtgagcgcggggtttggggtaacttgaacgttacatttgcaacccaagaggcgctaatcaggagccgtgagatcgtgccgcgtgtcaaaggattaagcaCCCCAGGGGAGCGCAAAAGACTACAGAGGCTGGCCgcgtgatgagccacgtggcgcaCGATTAAGCGTAGCCCCAAGAGGCATTATtttccccgcttcagaggatgtccaatcagccattaagaatgCCCCTAtagttcagagagtgtcacgtcaataattcgagaattgttgagtcagcagggaatgacacgtcatcagggtggcacgtggacggcgtgggcgaggccttagtctttgcgctgaagacaagtcttcggcttaagactagggggcttgtgtaccgtcccgtatccgggcattgacaaagtcaaggtcaaagtcaacgcctggagtcaaagtcaacacaaggcgtcgcctaggtgaagagacgctaagtgccagcatcgccaagaggaagcgtcgccaaggcaaggcgtcgcctaggtgaaggcgtcgcccaaccaaggcgtcgccaagatcaaatatcatcaagtcaaggcaatcacagtgcggttccccgatacccatgggtaggaaagaccatggagggagcgacgccgtgggaaggcctcaggtcccgataatccggggtagtgataaagagaaggaaaaggtggcttcaaggccatagtgatagcaccagtgtagggcagcctgactcgtgaagtacccctgccaccccagagactcctttgggacagatacgacccaaggggagggtcacgcccaaggtagccaggcgcagggtacgagaggaagtaagatacgctctcaaagtgagtgactagatgattgggggcataagttggcacccaaaaaagtcaccccttgcgcagtagcactcccaagcaggaggactcacacgtagaaacgtccccagatgggcagaaatgtccccagatggggtcatggcggtgtgaggccctccacgtgtacgatagccaggtcagaatagaaacaccatttagtcagtgatccgatcggtcatcggtagtcgatgacgtcagcatcagggaaccacgtggaccactcgcagggggacacgtggaccaggtggcagagaggtcagggggacgatcgccaagagaggtgatcggtggtcagtaaccaagttaccaccgacagatcaggcgacagagaggtcgggggatagatcacccagaatggtgatcggtggtcagtagccaagtgaccaccagcagatcAGTTCttagactcgcgcctggaggcagagcgcgataagcgaataaacactgatcagtcatcgggtgcattgtcatcggggtctcgtgttacacgcagttaaactgggactgaggctCCCAGCGAGAGTGTTatgcatggacctcgcatgaacacacctcaaggaatcatgcacgagagtggcctgagggaactagtaagccagtcggtgattggtgattccctcaacccattacgtgcgtggcatcgtgaagggtaagtcgccgtttggtgagtgtgcctagaccagccacacccgacgttctcctaagagtatgcgatttacccagataagagaagcatcccaggttactccgcaagggcgtaacttaggcagacgaagagaggcgctagagcccttccagtaagtgacacgtgtgtggttagatgtgagttgcaggcctccacgtgtcatcatctgagaggggtgcggtccagacaaaagagcactccgtaccactaaaggtacagacaggcgcagccaagcgcagactctcacgctccccattgctgattctgaaggtacgctttctctgaaaagcataacagggttctgacacatgccagaaaagcataacagaatcctgttatgcccagaagcagaaaaagagagataaaagggagAATCAGAGGGAGAGTGAGGGgaggagaaaaaagagagacgaaaaacagagtgcaagttttttctcacacacgcattactagtttccagtttctggtggttctgttggactaacttgatcatcagagtgcaaacggccgctagaggcgccgtctatgtattttgcaggtcacatttgaaggtttctgagagaaagttcggagggtgattctgcaggagacgcagtcgtgtggacagggcagagagtgccacgaagcgattcctccacgttcgagttgccggcgggatcatttggcgcccacc harbors:
- the LOC137816720 gene encoding uncharacterized protein, with protein sequence MSEGSDRKEGMPFYLGAFLVVALEWRAQARNAVLQAQTLQALETRVTALEEKKTLRRQNEAYQTTLKQTQESKAEAEEQLAEAVELQADFYAREVALKVQVTSLQDIVEAYEEVQKDLKARCCEQADEVERMEKEMATQAKAMGLLQVDYDKLQVEVSRLRVEKEALEKQVTSGDATIEELEKDKKTLIQDMAGTFEEGFQKALAQAVCMNPGIDISNCDSTHHIVDGKVVPLEMDD